The following coding sequences lie in one Burkholderia cepacia genomic window:
- a CDS encoding PLP-dependent aminotransferase family protein, giving the protein METQPSFRYSQLADLIVGMIENGTLAPGTRLPSVRAVSEQQRISVSTALQAYRLLEDRGVLVSRPQSGFYVAAARGGTLALPTASRSRAKASTVSISGAVATLLEHAANSALVPLGCAVPDPALLQSKRLDLALARAARQHGTRYNVYCPPYGEPALRREIARRAMRFGHPLSADDILVTNGCTEALTLALNTVATRGDTIAVESPTYFGLLHTLEALGLKALELPTDPLRGVDVGLLAQRLESEPVAACVLSSSFGNPLGSTMTENDKRALLALLAKHRVQLIEDDVYGDIHFDRDRPKPFIALDGGANTIYCSSFSKSLAPGYRIGWIVAGARTQQVMERKLALSLCGPVLLQVALADFLASGAYDAHLRRIRRLFEDNLARMTRTIEASFPSGTKVSRPTGGFVLWLELPKRFDSRALFDAALEHGICFAPGDVFSAGRRFRHCLRLSAGHVWNERIEDGVRRLGQLAHAQLAR; this is encoded by the coding sequence ATGGAAACGCAGCCGTCCTTTCGCTACAGTCAACTCGCCGATCTCATCGTCGGCATGATCGAGAACGGTACGCTCGCACCCGGCACGCGACTGCCGTCCGTGCGCGCGGTCAGCGAACAGCAGCGCATCAGCGTCTCGACCGCGTTGCAGGCATACCGTCTGCTCGAAGATCGCGGCGTGCTCGTATCGCGCCCGCAGTCCGGCTTCTATGTCGCGGCCGCACGCGGCGGGACGCTCGCGTTGCCGACAGCGTCGCGCTCGCGCGCGAAAGCGTCGACGGTGTCGATCAGCGGCGCGGTCGCCACGTTGCTCGAACATGCGGCCAATTCGGCACTCGTGCCGCTCGGGTGCGCGGTACCCGATCCGGCGCTGCTGCAGTCGAAACGGCTCGACCTCGCCCTCGCCCGTGCGGCACGCCAGCACGGCACGCGCTACAACGTCTACTGCCCGCCTTACGGCGAGCCGGCACTGCGCCGCGAAATCGCGCGGCGGGCGATGCGCTTCGGGCATCCGCTGTCCGCCGACGACATCCTCGTCACGAATGGCTGCACCGAAGCGCTGACGCTCGCGCTGAACACCGTCGCGACGCGCGGCGACACGATCGCGGTGGAATCGCCGACCTACTTCGGCCTGCTTCATACGCTGGAGGCATTGGGACTGAAGGCGCTGGAGTTGCCGACCGACCCGCTGCGCGGGGTCGATGTCGGCCTGCTTGCGCAACGGCTCGAATCGGAGCCGGTCGCGGCCTGCGTGCTGTCGTCGAGCTTCGGCAATCCGCTCGGCTCGACGATGACCGAAAACGACAAACGTGCGCTCCTTGCATTGCTCGCGAAACATCGCGTGCAGCTGATCGAGGACGATGTCTACGGCGACATCCACTTCGATCGCGACCGGCCGAAGCCGTTCATCGCACTCGACGGTGGCGCCAATACGATCTACTGCAGTTCGTTCTCGAAGAGCCTCGCACCGGGATACCGGATCGGCTGGATCGTCGCGGGAGCGCGCACGCAGCAGGTGATGGAGCGCAAGCTCGCGCTCAGCCTGTGCGGCCCCGTGCTGCTTCAGGTCGCGCTGGCCGATTTCCTCGCGAGCGGCGCGTACGATGCGCATTTGCGCCGCATCCGCCGGCTGTTCGAAGACAACCTCGCGCGGATGACACGCACGATCGAGGCAAGCTTTCCGTCCGGCACGAAAGTGAGCCGGCCGACCGGCGGCTTCGTGCTCTGGCTCGAACTGCCGAAGCGTTTCGATTCACGCGCGCTGTTCGACGCCGCGCTCGAACACGGCATCTGCTTCGCGCCGGGCGACGTGTTCTCCGCCGGACGGCGCTTTCGGCATTGCCTGCGCCTGAGCGCGGGCCACGTGTGGAACGAACGGATCGAGGACGGCGTCCGGCGCCTTGGCCAGCTCGCGCACGCGCAACTCGCGCGCTGA
- a CDS encoding NADPH-dependent 2,4-dienoyl-CoA reductase, which yields MTPRYPHLTTPLELGFTSLRNRVLMGSMHVGLEEAPNGFERMAAFYAERARGEAGLIVTGGFAPNERGRPAPGGAMLTTEAEAERHRVVTRAVHAEGGKIALQILHFGRYAYHPALAAPSALKAPINPFTPHALSSDEVDETIADFVRCAALAQHAGYDGVEIMGSEGYLINEFIAARTNHRDDAWGGAYENRIRFAVEIVRRVRERVGSHFIVIYRLSMLDLVEGGSTLDEVIRLAQAIEAAGATILNTGIGWHEARIPTIATKVPRAAYAWVTRQLMGKVGIPLVATNRINTPEVAEQLLADGYCDMVSMARPFLADAEFVRKAREGRADEINTCIGCNQACLDHTFSGRITSCLVNPRACHETELVIRPAQQRKRIAVVGAGPAGLGFAVTAAERGHAVTLYEAGAEIGGQFNIAKKVPGKEEFNETLRYFRRQIELRGVTLHVNTRATAEMLLQGEFDEVVIATGIVPRTPPIDGVGHPKALGYLDVLRDDKAVGRNVAIVGAGGIGFDVAEYLVHRGDGERVDADRFFAEWGVDRTYANAGGLGHARPEPAARHVHLLQRKASKVGDGLGKTTGWIHRTGLKARGVGMSSAVTYRRIDDEGLHVTIDGVEQTLPVDNVIICAGQEPLRELAVQLEAAGCKVHVIGGAYEAAELDAKRAIHQGTTLAATL from the coding sequence ATGACACCCCGTTACCCGCATTTGACGACCCCGCTCGAGCTCGGCTTCACGTCGCTCAGGAACCGCGTGTTGATGGGGTCGATGCATGTCGGCCTCGAGGAAGCGCCGAACGGCTTCGAGCGGATGGCGGCGTTCTATGCGGAGCGTGCGCGAGGCGAGGCCGGCCTGATCGTCACGGGCGGATTCGCGCCGAACGAACGCGGCCGTCCGGCGCCGGGCGGCGCGATGCTGACGACCGAGGCGGAAGCCGAACGCCATCGCGTCGTGACGCGTGCGGTGCATGCCGAGGGCGGCAAGATCGCGCTGCAGATCCTGCATTTCGGGCGCTACGCGTATCACCCGGCGCTGGCGGCGCCCAGCGCACTGAAGGCGCCGATCAACCCGTTCACGCCGCATGCGTTGAGCAGCGACGAAGTCGACGAGACGATCGCCGACTTCGTGCGTTGCGCGGCGCTCGCGCAGCATGCGGGCTACGACGGCGTCGAGATCATGGGGTCCGAAGGCTACCTGATCAACGAATTCATCGCCGCGCGCACCAATCATCGCGACGACGCGTGGGGCGGCGCGTACGAGAACCGCATCCGCTTCGCGGTCGAGATCGTACGGCGCGTGCGCGAGCGCGTCGGCTCGCACTTCATCGTCATCTACCGGCTGTCGATGCTCGATCTCGTCGAAGGCGGCTCGACGCTCGACGAGGTGATCCGTCTCGCGCAGGCGATCGAGGCGGCCGGCGCGACGATCCTCAATACCGGCATCGGCTGGCACGAGGCGCGCATTCCAACGATCGCGACCAAGGTGCCGCGCGCCGCGTATGCGTGGGTGACGCGGCAGCTGATGGGCAAGGTCGGCATCCCGCTCGTCGCGACCAACCGGATCAATACGCCGGAAGTGGCCGAGCAACTGCTCGCCGACGGCTATTGCGACATGGTGTCGATGGCGCGGCCGTTCCTCGCCGATGCCGAGTTCGTCCGCAAGGCGCGGGAAGGGCGCGCGGACGAAATCAACACGTGCATCGGCTGCAACCAGGCGTGCCTCGACCATACGTTCAGCGGCAGGATCACGTCCTGTCTCGTGAATCCGCGCGCCTGCCACGAAACCGAACTCGTGATCCGCCCTGCGCAGCAGCGCAAGCGGATTGCCGTGGTCGGCGCCGGGCCGGCGGGCCTCGGCTTCGCGGTCACGGCGGCCGAACGCGGTCACGCGGTGACGCTGTACGAAGCCGGTGCCGAGATCGGCGGCCAGTTCAATATCGCGAAGAAGGTACCCGGCAAGGAAGAGTTCAACGAAACGCTGCGCTATTTCCGCCGGCAGATCGAACTACGCGGCGTGACGCTGCACGTCAACACGCGTGCGACCGCCGAGATGCTGCTGCAGGGCGAATTCGACGAAGTGGTGATCGCAACGGGCATCGTGCCGCGCACGCCGCCGATCGACGGCGTCGGCCATCCGAAGGCGCTCGGCTATCTCGACGTGCTGCGCGACGACAAGGCCGTGGGCCGCAACGTGGCGATCGTCGGCGCCGGCGGCATCGGCTTCGACGTCGCGGAATATCTCGTGCATCGCGGCGACGGCGAGCGGGTCGACGCGGACCGGTTCTTCGCCGAGTGGGGCGTCGACCGGACGTATGCGAATGCCGGCGGTCTCGGTCACGCACGACCCGAACCGGCGGCGCGGCACGTGCATCTGCTGCAACGCAAGGCGTCGAAGGTCGGCGACGGGCTCGGCAAGACCACCGGCTGGATTCATCGCACCGGTCTGAAGGCGCGCGGCGTCGGGATGTCGTCGGCGGTCACGTACCGGCGCATCGACGACGAAGGATTGCACGTGACGATCGACGGCGTCGAACAGACACTGCCGGTGGACAACGTGATCATCTGCGCGGGGCAGGAGCCGTTGCGCGAGCTGGCCGTGCAACTTGAGGCGGCCGGATGCAAGGTTCACGTGATCGGCGGTGCGTACGAGGCCGCCGAGCTCGATGCGAAGCGTGCGATTCACCAGGGCACGACGCTGGCCGCGACGCTTTGA
- a CDS encoding nuclear transport factor 2 family protein — MMNAPTHVPPAVAKSLDAWHGMIENKDFGELESIVHPDAVFRSPMAFKPYGPAPALLLALRTVITILQDFTYHRQFVTDDGKSVVLEFSAAVDDKALKGIDMIRFDDDGRIVEFEVMIRPFNALQALGAEMGARLGQQLPTFKIGG; from the coding sequence ATGATGAATGCACCGACGCATGTCCCTCCCGCTGTCGCGAAGTCGCTCGACGCGTGGCACGGGATGATCGAAAACAAGGACTTCGGCGAGCTGGAGTCGATCGTCCACCCCGATGCCGTGTTCCGTTCGCCGATGGCGTTCAAGCCGTATGGGCCCGCGCCTGCGCTGTTGCTGGCGTTGCGCACGGTGATCACGATCCTCCAGGATTTCACGTATCACCGCCAGTTCGTCACCGACGACGGCAAGAGCGTGGTGCTGGAATTCAGCGCGGCCGTCGACGACAAGGCACTGAAAGGAATCGACATGATTCGTTTCGACGACGACGGACGGATCGTCGAGTTCGAGGTCATGATCCGGCCGTTCAATGCGCTGCAGGCGCTCGGCGCGGAAATGGGCGCGCGGCTCGGGCAGCAGTTGCCGACGTTCAAGATCGGCGGCTGA
- a CDS encoding pirin family protein, which yields MLTHRRWASLDTANHGWLRAKYHFAVTADGTPEHAPLGPLIVWNDDEIAVGSGFPMHGHRDVEIITYVRQGVLGHRDTLGSEGTIDAGDVQVMSAGTGIRHAEFNRGDTPLKLYQIWLLPRANGGVPGWGTKQFPRGERSGRFVVLASGYAGDEGALPIRADARVLGATLKAGEQVRQALGATRRAYLVAASGRIEVNGERVGPLDGVAITNEAALDIVAVEDSELVMVDAG from the coding sequence ATGTTGACGCATCGGCGTTGGGCATCGCTGGATACGGCGAATCACGGCTGGCTGCGCGCGAAGTACCACTTTGCGGTGACGGCCGACGGCACACCCGAGCATGCGCCGCTGGGACCGCTGATCGTGTGGAACGACGACGAGATCGCCGTCGGCAGCGGGTTCCCGATGCACGGGCACCGCGACGTGGAAATCATCACGTACGTGCGGCAGGGCGTGCTCGGTCATCGCGACACGCTCGGGTCGGAGGGCACGATCGACGCGGGCGACGTGCAGGTCATGAGCGCAGGCACGGGCATCCGGCATGCGGAGTTCAACCGGGGTGATACGCCGCTCAAGCTCTACCAGATCTGGCTGCTGCCCCGTGCAAACGGCGGCGTGCCCGGATGGGGCACGAAGCAGTTTCCGAGGGGCGAACGGTCCGGGCGTTTCGTCGTGCTGGCGAGCGGCTATGCCGGCGACGAAGGCGCGTTGCCGATCCGTGCCGATGCACGCGTGCTCGGCGCCACGTTGAAGGCGGGCGAGCAGGTCAGGCAGGCATTGGGTGCCACGCGCCGCGCCTATCTCGTCGCGGCTTCGGGGCGCATCGAAGTGAACGGAGAACGCGTGGGGCCGCTCGACGGCGTCGCGATCACGAACGAAGCCGCGCTCGACATCGTCGCGGTTGAAGATTCCGAGCTGGTGATGGTGGACGCCGGCTGA
- a CDS encoding DoxX family protein — MDRYKYLPLLGRILIGAPFLMSGLSKLAAHATTVGYIASVGLPAPSLAFLVAVLVEAGGGVLLMSGYRARPVALAMALFSLVTAVFFHHNFADQNQMIHFLKNVMMAGGLLQIAYFGAGAFSLDARNARTALRIAPAA, encoded by the coding sequence ATGGATCGTTACAAGTATCTTCCGCTGCTCGGCCGCATTCTGATCGGCGCGCCGTTTCTGATGAGCGGCTTGAGCAAGCTGGCCGCACACGCGACCACTGTCGGTTACATCGCCTCCGTCGGCCTGCCGGCGCCATCGCTCGCCTTCTTGGTCGCGGTGCTCGTCGAGGCGGGCGGTGGGGTGCTGCTGATGTCGGGTTACCGGGCGCGCCCCGTGGCGCTGGCGATGGCGTTGTTCAGCCTCGTAACCGCCGTGTTCTTCCACCACAACTTTGCCGACCAGAACCAGATGATTCACTTCCTGAAGAACGTGATGATGGCCGGCGGACTGCTGCAGATCGCGTACTTCGGCGCGGGCGCGTTCAGCCTCGATGCGCGGAACGCACGCACCGCGCTGCGTATCGCCCCGGCGGCGTGA
- a CDS encoding LysR substrate-binding domain-containing protein, with protein sequence MNPIADLNDLRLFAEVVEHGSFTAAARSLGAQTSKLSRRIRALEEELGVRLLNRTSRSLSLTETGRQFHQHCVALVAESQAAKDIVDRTRTQPQGTVRISCPVGLLSSGVAAIVARYIERNPQVQVRLDATNRRVDVVEEGLDFAIRVRVPPLENTDLAVRQLGLSYRILVASPALASRFPAPGSIDSLKDWPTVSTASNGDRFVWNLTDADGRPLSFSHRPRLATDDLASLRLAALDGIGVAELPRELVSADLQAGRLLHLLPALSAPTALVHAIFPTRRGMVPAVRHLLDALVAGFEELNRVA encoded by the coding sequence ATGAACCCCATTGCCGACCTGAACGATCTCCGGCTGTTCGCGGAAGTGGTTGAACACGGCAGCTTCACGGCCGCCGCCCGCAGCCTCGGCGCGCAAACGTCGAAGCTCAGCCGGCGCATCCGCGCGCTCGAGGAGGAACTCGGCGTGCGGCTGCTCAATCGCACGAGCCGCAGCCTGTCGCTGACGGAAACCGGGCGGCAGTTCCATCAGCATTGCGTCGCGCTGGTCGCCGAATCCCAAGCCGCGAAGGACATCGTGGACCGCACGCGCACGCAGCCGCAGGGCACCGTGCGCATCAGTTGCCCGGTCGGTTTGCTGAGTTCGGGTGTTGCCGCGATCGTCGCGCGCTATATCGAGCGCAATCCGCAGGTGCAGGTGCGACTCGATGCGACCAACCGGCGGGTCGACGTAGTCGAGGAAGGGCTGGATTTCGCGATCCGTGTGCGAGTGCCGCCGCTGGAGAACACCGATCTTGCGGTTCGGCAGCTCGGGCTGTCGTACCGGATTCTCGTGGCGAGCCCGGCGCTGGCCTCGCGCTTTCCGGCGCCCGGGTCGATCGACAGCCTGAAGGACTGGCCGACAGTGTCGACGGCCAGCAACGGCGACCGGTTCGTGTGGAACCTGACGGACGCCGACGGGCGCCCCCTCTCGTTCTCACATCGGCCACGACTGGCGACCGACGATCTCGCAAGCCTGCGGCTTGCCGCGCTCGACGGAATCGGCGTGGCCGAATTGCCGCGAGAGCTGGTCAGCGCCGACCTTCAGGCCGGCCGGCTGCTCCACCTGCTGCCCGCGCTGTCGGCACCGACGGCGCTCGTCCACGCGATCTTCCCGACGCGACGCGGAATGGTACCCGCGGTGCGCCATCTGCTCGACGCGCTCGTTGCGGGCTTCGAGGAGCTGAACCGGGTCGCATAG
- a CDS encoding NADPH:quinone oxidoreductase family protein produces MKALLCNAFGPIDSLRIDDVAIPEPAAGQVRIQVKAASLNFPDALIVQGLYQVKPALPFSPGAEFAGVIDAVGEGVTAWRPGDAVVAFTGHGGFAEQCVADVHQIAALPPGMSFEQGASLVLAYGTSLHALQQRARLQAGETLLVLGAAGGVGVAAIEIAKALGARVIAAASSADKLALCREAGADETIDYATEDLRRRVDELTGGRGADVVYDPVGGAYSEPALRATAWRGRFLVVGFAAGEIPKLALNLALLKERDILGVFWGDAVRRDPAQHVANMRLLAEWFAAGKVRPAITERVPLAGAADAIARMANRQVKGKVVILPGA; encoded by the coding sequence ATGAAAGCCCTGTTGTGTAACGCATTCGGCCCGATCGACAGTTTGCGTATCGACGACGTCGCGATTCCCGAACCGGCTGCCGGCCAGGTGCGGATCCAGGTGAAGGCGGCGTCGCTCAATTTCCCCGACGCGCTGATCGTCCAGGGGTTGTATCAGGTGAAGCCGGCGCTGCCATTCTCGCCGGGCGCCGAGTTCGCCGGCGTGATCGACGCGGTCGGCGAGGGCGTGACCGCGTGGCGGCCCGGCGACGCCGTGGTTGCGTTTACCGGGCACGGCGGGTTCGCGGAGCAGTGCGTGGCCGACGTGCACCAGATCGCCGCGCTGCCGCCCGGAATGTCGTTCGAGCAGGGCGCGTCGCTCGTGCTCGCTTACGGCACGTCGCTGCACGCGTTGCAGCAGCGCGCGCGGTTGCAGGCGGGCGAGACGCTGCTCGTGCTGGGTGCGGCGGGCGGGGTCGGTGTCGCCGCGATCGAGATCGCGAAGGCGCTCGGCGCGCGTGTGATCGCGGCGGCGTCGAGCGCGGACAAGCTCGCACTGTGCCGTGAGGCGGGCGCCGACGAGACGATCGACTATGCGACCGAAGACCTGCGCCGCCGCGTCGACGAACTGACCGGCGGGCGCGGTGCCGATGTCGTCTACGATCCGGTCGGCGGCGCGTACAGCGAACCGGCACTGCGCGCGACGGCGTGGCGCGGCCGGTTCCTCGTGGTCGGTTTCGCGGCCGGCGAGATTCCGAAGCTCGCGCTGAACCTCGCGCTGCTCAAGGAGCGCGACATTCTCGGCGTGTTCTGGGGCGACGCGGTGCGCCGCGACCCGGCGCAGCATGTCGCGAACATGCGGCTGCTCGCCGAATGGTTCGCGGCCGGCAAGGTGCGACCGGCGATCACCGAGCGCGTGCCGCTGGCCGGCGCGGCCGATGCGATCGCGCGGATGGCGAACCGGCAGGTAAAGGGCAAGGTCGTGATCCTGCCGGGCGCGTGA
- a CDS encoding transporter substrate-binding domain-containing protein yields the protein MKVRIAYLEEPPFYWTADDGAVTGADIELAEVVLRAAGVTQIEYVPTTFDALLPGVQAGRWDMNVPIFVTAERAQHVTFSVPVWAIGDGFVLQAGNPKRLASYADVAARGDARLACVTDQVQIDSARAAGVSDGQIVIFKDQPDAVAALLAGQVDAFASTAIGSRALADTDERLEAVSHARGAGAAVPVGGFSFSQTNVALVQAVNAQLRAYLGSADHRERMAKYGFARTEIDGVVANGGATS from the coding sequence ATGAAAGTCAGGATTGCGTACCTCGAGGAACCGCCGTTCTACTGGACGGCTGATGACGGTGCCGTAACCGGTGCGGATATCGAGTTGGCCGAGGTGGTGCTGCGCGCGGCCGGTGTGACGCAGATCGAATATGTGCCGACGACGTTCGACGCGCTGCTGCCGGGCGTGCAGGCCGGGCGCTGGGACATGAACGTGCCGATCTTCGTGACGGCCGAACGTGCGCAACATGTGACGTTCAGCGTGCCGGTCTGGGCGATTGGCGACGGATTCGTTCTACAGGCCGGCAACCCGAAGCGGCTGGCGAGCTATGCGGATGTCGCGGCACGTGGCGATGCGCGGCTGGCATGCGTGACCGACCAGGTGCAGATCGATTCGGCCAGGGCGGCCGGTGTGAGCGACGGCCAGATCGTCATCTTCAAGGATCAGCCGGACGCAGTGGCTGCATTGCTGGCCGGGCAGGTCGACGCGTTTGCGAGTACAGCAATCGGGAGCCGTGCGCTCGCCGACACGGACGAGCGGCTGGAGGCCGTTTCGCACGCGCGTGGCGCGGGGGCGGCGGTGCCCGTTGGCGGCTTTTCGTTCAGCCAGACCAACGTTGCGCTCGTGCAGGCCGTGAACGCACAACTGCGCGCGTATCTCGGCTCGGCCGATCATCGCGAGCGGATGGCGAAGTACGGCTTCGCACGGACGGAAATCGACGGCGTCGTGGCGAACGGCGGCGCGACGTCGTAA
- a CDS encoding PadR family transcriptional regulator, translated as MSLPHALLTALAERPGSGSELADRFDRSIGYFWQATHQQIYRELGRIEEAGWIESLPAESGRGRKRAYRILPAGKKELRRWIAEQEDPTPLREALMVRLRAEAVLGPSGLEDEIRRRIALHQEKLDLYLKIEARDFPEGTDSRAKRLQHLVLQAGIANERFWVEFSQDALDTLRLPKD; from the coding sequence ATGTCCCTGCCTCACGCACTCCTCACCGCGCTTGCCGAACGTCCCGGTTCGGGATCCGAGCTCGCCGACCGCTTCGATCGTTCGATCGGCTATTTCTGGCAGGCGACGCATCAGCAGATCTATCGCGAGCTGGGGCGCATCGAGGAAGCCGGCTGGATCGAATCGCTGCCCGCCGAATCGGGGCGCGGCCGCAAGCGCGCGTACCGGATCCTGCCGGCCGGCAAGAAGGAGCTGCGCCGCTGGATCGCCGAACAGGAAGATCCGACGCCGCTGCGCGAAGCGTTGATGGTGCGCCTGCGCGCGGAAGCGGTGCTCGGGCCGTCCGGCCTCGAGGACGAAATCCGGCGGCGCATTGCGCTTCACCAGGAAAAGCTCGACCTTTATCTGAAGATCGAGGCACGCGATTTTCCTGAAGGCACCGACTCGCGTGCGAAACGCCTGCAGCATCTGGTACTGCAGGCCGGTATCGCGAACGAGCGGTTCTGGGTCGAGTTTTCGCAGGACGCGCTCGACACGCTGCGCCTGCCGAAGGATTGA
- a CDS encoding pyridoxal phosphate-dependent aminotransferase: MRGTHMQAGQTQSGEWRGRFPYNEIISLLEVNRTFNLAESTSQDLTVGELLDLAGLDTVRDLTLGYSRSAGAAVLRDAIADTCNVPAAQIVTTQGTALGLFLLAYEVCRPGDEAVLATPCFPPSRDCVVGAGATVREVRLSFEHGYRLDLAQFDASLSSKTRLVSIASPQNPGGVQASRAEIDALLALMAQRCPDAILFIDETYREATYGDAAVAASFAAVDPRIVTGSSVSKALGAPGLRTGWLTVPDAGLLARLVVAKLNTVISGSVLDETLAATVLRHREHVLAPRRRLLAGALDIVSGWCERERARVEWVRPDAGALCCVRLRQDAFDERAVSRFWQRLPDHDVQLAAGTWFGESSRVFRLGFGYLPLERLPVALKALSQAMDAAAA, from the coding sequence ATGCGAGGCACGCACATGCAGGCAGGACAGACGCAATCCGGCGAGTGGCGCGGACGATTTCCGTACAACGAAATCATCTCGCTGCTCGAAGTGAACCGTACCTTCAACCTGGCGGAGAGCACGTCACAAGATCTGACGGTCGGCGAACTGCTGGATCTGGCCGGCCTGGACACGGTTCGCGACCTGACGCTCGGCTACAGCCGGTCGGCCGGCGCGGCGGTGCTGCGCGACGCGATCGCCGATACCTGCAACGTGCCGGCCGCGCAGATCGTGACGACGCAAGGCACCGCGCTCGGGCTGTTTCTGCTGGCCTACGAAGTGTGTCGGCCGGGCGATGAAGCCGTGCTGGCGACCCCGTGTTTCCCGCCGAGCCGCGACTGCGTGGTCGGCGCTGGCGCGACCGTGCGGGAAGTACGGCTGTCGTTCGAGCACGGCTATCGGCTGGACCTCGCGCAATTCGATGCGAGCCTGTCGTCGAAGACGCGGCTGGTCAGCATCGCGTCCCCGCAGAATCCGGGCGGCGTGCAAGCCTCGCGCGCGGAGATCGATGCGTTGCTGGCGTTGATGGCGCAACGGTGCCCGGACGCGATACTGTTCATCGACGAGACCTACCGCGAGGCGACCTATGGCGATGCGGCCGTGGCGGCCAGTTTCGCGGCGGTCGATCCGCGCATCGTCACGGGTTCGTCGGTGTCGAAGGCGCTGGGTGCACCCGGTCTGCGGACCGGCTGGCTCACGGTACCCGATGCGGGGCTGCTGGCGCGCCTCGTCGTCGCGAAGCTGAACACGGTGATCTCGGGTTCGGTACTCGACGAGACGCTGGCCGCGACCGTGCTGCGCCACCGCGAGCACGTGCTCGCGCCCCGGCGCCGGCTGCTGGCTGGCGCGCTCGATATCGTGTCGGGCTGGTGCGAGCGTGAACGGGCGCGGGTCGAGTGGGTACGGCCCGATGCGGGCGCACTGTGCTGCGTGCGGTTGCGTCAGGATGCGTTCGACGAGCGGGCCGTGTCGCGTTTCTGGCAGCGCTTGCCGGATCACGACGTGCAACTCGCGGCGGGCACGTGGTTCGGAGAAAGCAGCCGCGTGTTCAGGCTCGGGTTCGGCTATCTTCCGCTGGAGCGCCTGCCGGTTGCATTGAAGGCACTGTCGCAGGCGATGGATGCAGCGGCCGCATGA